The sequence TCGAATCTTTGTTGGCAGAAGATTTTTTATATCCTATCAAATCTTTAGAGGAAGCTGCAACCGATACtatattataatacaaaattGTGAAGCTTTGTTCTTggatggaatttttatttttcatattcataATTATAAGATACGAGAACCTTGTTTTTTCTTGAGCTGGGAGATAAACTGTCTGTGCTTAGAGTTGTCGTAATCTAATAGCGTGTTTAGATATTCATCCAAATCCCTTTCGTTTTCAATTCCCAAAATATATCTGTGatgcgtttttaaaaataatcataattatatACTTGTACATATAATAAAAGTTATTGGCAACTTGGAAAGATGATAATTTACATGTTTAATTAGTCAGTACTATGATAAATTGCAACTTTCCAATTTTggtcaagtttaaaatttgtcaatttttgaattttacctaTAATTTCCAATTGGAGGTATGGAAATTAAAGTTGGAACAACTGGAATAAActacgatttttttcattttatcataggtatttatttgaaattttaacatttttatgtgtCAACAccaaattcaaaaagaataacatatacaaaaaaaatgttatactgtGAAAACACCTACTTTGTTAAATCGTCAGGAACCGGAAAATCCAGAATGGTCGACAAATTTTCATGAATCCACTGctccatatttttaaattctcatcacaCTTTTTCACATTAATTACGTTAAAAAGACATGTCTCTCGGCATTGCTCATAATACGCCACATCAAAGACAGCCGTgcacataaccttaaaaatatcTAAAGCCGCAGAAGAATGGCTGATGGGTCGAGAGGGCCAAGGCAGAGAAACAAAATATCCAGGAAAGTACCAACCGAAATGATCAAATTTTTCGtaacattgaaaatgatctttcatCAATTTCTGAACTGGAATATGAAAATGTctgcatttcaaataaattctgtaaagtatggaattatttaaattaggatttctttaattgtttccttatttaaaaaaggataataaaaaggataaaaagtACTGGGTCCTTGAAAATATGCATGACGTCCCTGATATACAAACTTCGGCAATTTCCGTGATGAAGTATAGAAACATCGGAGACAATCCATGACAATCGGAGAGAAGGCCGATCTTCCCGATTTCGATTTAGGTGTATTGTGCAGATAcaattttcattacatttttttgcaatctGATACATGCCCGAGTTTAGTAGTTTTTATTAGTAAAGAAATAATAGATTTAAGCAAAAATTCGTTATCATACACAATTTCCCATTCGATATTCGAGAAAGTGCTGTTTTTTGGACATATTGACGGCTGTTTTGTGAGTCAGTGTTCTGGTTGCTATCTTCAGCTTTATTCAGCTTCAGCCAATGGCGATACGCCGAATATCTTTTCCGTCTTTCCCGTGATGTCGCATTATGTATAATGTATGTGTGTATGGATCACGAGCAGATAGCGTGTACACGTTCCGTGTATTTACGTGCGGATAGAGGAACATACgagtttatactttttgattcgTGGCGTGGACGTTAGCTCACTGGTTTATTTCACATTCTGCCGTAAAGTAAACAAAAGGATAGATTTCTCGATCAGTCGTCGAATTTTGGAGCAGATGGTGATTTCTTTGTGAAATTGGATTTTTACGTTTAGGTTCAAGAAAGTAGCAAAGAGGgataaatttattagtaaaaattaatgtcAATCAGCCTGGGCTGATTATCGCTGTTTTCGTCTGACTCGTGTGTAATCATTCGAAACGACCAAGAGATTGGAAACCTCGCGAAAATGGAAACTGCTGGTGTGAGATTAATCATTAAGGCCCCGAATCAGCAGATCGAAGACCAAATTATAAGCTGCGAACTCGGCTGGACTATTCGCAAACTCAAAGATTACTTGGCCGAAGTTTATCCGAGTAAACCGGTAAAAGGactttttttattcgatttctttttttttttatgttctcaACTTTTCTTATGTGTTCAAATGTATTACGTcagttttatttttgtagaaaaggaTTTTTGCAAATGACATTTTACATTTAAGGTTATGCAAAACCTCGTAACatatatcttttataatttagattttttgccctgctaaaaaaataaaagtaggttaccaaaaaaaagaaaatgatttcatACCGCAAGTAGGCAAACTATTtactgatttttatattttttacatttcgtaTTTCGCATTGGAATTAAAAGAGGGGATTGCTAGAGAAtcctggtttaaaaatggaacaattccGAGATATATTCattgttattaattgtttttcatcCCGATCCTAATCTTACAGCAAAATCGCTCAAGCGGGCTCACTTTTTCCAGTTGTTTAAAACGTTacatgaacttttattttttatgctttctaCGCTTATCGGATGTGCAAAAATGATTAACGaacaaaactattttcaaaaagaagtataatttaTGTCTAATTCGTTTTGAAaactcataacaaattttttgcccCAAAATCGTGACTACTGACCATTACCTTGATAACACTCCAGAACCCCGataccatttttttacaattgttagAACGTGGGGAATTCCgaacctaatattttttattttaacgatttGATGTTTAAACACTATCAGATTTAATGCTTTGcatgcttttaaataaatatctttttaccATAAATTGAAATTCTAATGATTGAAAAAAGTGCATTCAAAGTTATGTAATAAGTTGAACTAAACCTTAACACAAAAAATGTTGTATCTCTTCATATGTTAAAGAGATTAACCCTCTGATGGCGCACATTACCTGGCGTCCCGTTCATGGCGCACTGAGTCTGTTGGCACCCATAACTTATTTCAgagataaaaactgtttaaaatacatatatttaacttttcaggAGTGAAATAAAATCTCAATAATGTCAGAAGTACAGCTGTGCAAGTTTggtgttgatattttaaataggcacaagatagtacaattttaaacaaaaatgatcgaaaatggaaaaaatcgcgttttttttgggtatttccttaaaattgtgtgaaattaaaaaaatcatagtgaTTCATAAACTGTATGCTTCCAACTGTAAGGTAGTGTTATCAGTTGTTTTGTCGTAAAAAAAAgtatacttatttttcaaatttgaagattGAGAATATATAACCATAACGGGCTTCAAATGCTTATAACTCGAATAGATGCAGACTACTGAATAGGGTCACATGCTTGAAAATTAGGccttatttttttcctaatttagcGATCCCTACCCCCACTCCCTTCTTCATatctttttcacaatttcacTTTTATACTATCTCTGGGTGGCTACATACCCAGGGCACCATCAGAGGGTtaacaaggaaaaaaaaaatgctaataacttttaaaaacacaCCATTTATTATaatccacaattttttttaatactttattttgtaaaTCCATTATTTAAAAACCTGTAAAAAAATAAGATGTTAACCATTTCGAAttatgatatttaatattttgaaaacttgaaaaatttgcgCTACTTTTTGCTTTTCCTAGTCCCAATCCCacaaacccaaaaaattaatatgacaCGAAATATATTGTGTTTTAGAAAACGAAAGATCAGAAACTGATATACTCGGGTCAGCTCTTGAAGGActctgtttatttaaaagatgTGTTGAGATCGTACGAGGACACTGAAGATCAGCCTTTTACGGTGCACTTGGTTTGTGCAACAAACAAAATGGACACTGAAAAGAAACCTGAAAAGTCCACGAAGGAAGCACCAGAAAGTACAAAAGCATCTAGTTCTCCTGAACAAAATCCTCCAGATTCTAGGCGAGATCGGCTTGACGCTGCAGCCCAGGAAACTATAAACACCCAACCAACTGCTCAAGTTTATTCGACACATTCGTTGTATGGCCAATTAAATACTCAACAAATCGCCTGGATGCAACAAGTCTACACTCATTATTTAACACAATACATGCAGCTGTAAGTTTCTTTGACTTTGTTTTAATTTCACTTTACTTGCTTgacttttcattgtttattttgttcaatACTCATTTTTAGTTTTGTCATTTTCCAGGATGGCAGCCCAGGGTATTCAAGTGCCGAATAGTGTACCTTATATGCAAACGAatccaaatttgaataatttagtcaACAACAATGCCAACAATAATAACATTAATCCAAACGAGGAGGTTGAACAGCCAAGGCAAGTGCCACAAGACGCTGCTGATTTAGGAGCAGGAGATGAAGCTGGAGGCTTGTTGAATCGTGATTGGCTGGACTTTTTCTATATGCTCTCCAGAATAGTTGTTCTCTTCAGCATCGTCTACTTTTACTCTTCTCCAATCAGATTTCTCATCGTAGCTTTCCTCGGATTCGCCATGTATCTGTAAGTAGCATTTCttcaactatatatatatatttttcgattTCTCTTATATTTGAGGTTTGCATAAGAAACAAAAAATGGTTAAGTATCCTTATTATCCAACTTTTTTCAGCCTTTTTGTTATATGTAATAGATTAGTGTTTCATTTTGCAGATATCAGGGTGGCTTCTTCAGGGTTCATCCAGTTTTTTTACCGGAAAATAACAACGCCCGGCAGGATAATAACAACCAATTGGCACAAAATGAAGCAGCTGGACAGGGTGTAGCTCCACAAGAAGTTCAAGAAACTGGGATGGAGAATGAAGGAAGGACGAACCCAAACGAAGAAAATGAAACTGCAAGACCCGGAGCTTTAGCCTTTACTTGGTCCTTTTTTAGTTCGTTTTTTGCTTCTCTTATTCCCGACCAGCCAAACATCCTGTAAGGTTGTTTAAATTCGTCATTCCTTCGGGGGACTAGCAAGCTTTACTCATCTTTTACTCTAGAGGCCATTTGTAAGACTTGAAACACTTGTTTCAAAAACTCATTAAAGGTTTCCAAATATATGTGATTGTTTCAGAAATATTAGGAGTAACTTTTATTGCGTTTTTGCATATTGTATATAAAATCGTTAGaaagatgtatattttttatctagaaaatacTGCGCTGTCTGCGTTGTTTAATCACGTTTAAGTCCAATTCAAATTTTCTGGTTGATGTAATAATTGCAGGATGATAATTATTCATAGTAATAATATAACTGTTTCTGGGTTATTGACGtactattttaaattgttttgttttggaCGTAGAGAGCAGAACGTGTAATTCTTAAGTGTCACTTTCGagaagtgaaatatttttcatgtcTGTCGAGACACTAAAAAGAAAACAACGACGCGAAATACACGCTGTGcttgtaaatataatattgtcTGTTGAGCCTAGTCTGTTCACTTTGTGATTCTCGACAAAGTCATAAAATAGTGAGGCTATCACCAAACATTGAAACTGATACAATAACTGTGTTGTACCGAGGCGTATTAAACCCTGTGATTTGTATCATTCGTATATATAGCGAGCTTTGTAAAAAAGCTGACTTTTGTATGTAAATCTATGTATTGGATATATATTATTAGCTCAAGGTCACGTAATCTTTCTGTATTTACAccgataaattaaactattctcaaTTTCCGTAAACGAAAGTGTATATAAGGACAAATAAAagtcaaattcttgaaaatagtttttataaatcaATTCCTTCAAATAGGGTATATGAGCATCGGAAAAatgtcgtttttaaaaaataaaaactcgctGCGATTATTCAGGAACACTGTCAGTTGTTAAGTATTTGATAAGAACCACACAAAATGGTTTAGTTTCTGGAGGTCGCAACtgaattaatatttatagttggaattttttgtcggcattttaagcatttgaaataaaaaattagcacgTTTAATAtccacaaattttaaattaaaacagtcaATAATGTACAAACCTCTTATAATTTGATCAAGTTTATTTCGTTCAAGGGCCTCAAATCTcccaattttacattaaattattaattaatttttttttatttaatgacggataaaaaaagattcaacttaaaatacaaagcataaatttcttaaatataaagtACGTTATTTAACGTATGTACAGacatttatttacattattgGTACAAAATTTGCATCAGTATTGCCACGGATTTTATACCTGCTTATTACTTAAGATATGCTTGCACCTTTACGAGCAACATTCGTACTTTTAACCGCATTTTTTCACTCTTtatcattcttaaaaaattcgtaCAAAACGCAATTTAATACACCGCACGTTTGAATGTATTTTACACACATTTATAAATAACTTACGCCTAAACGATACGTTAGTCGACATAATATGTATGTTATCAGGTGATGAAGAAATGAAATGTAAATGTGTTTTTGTCATAAGCTTTgctagataaaatattttttgaaatcattcgattaagaaaaagaaattatttaaaaaaaaaacatatttttctttgtCCATAACATTCATTCTTGActaaactaattaaaattgaatcagcTCACCACAATAATGTTAAATTCGCATTTCCTATTTCTCTATCAATACCATGGctgggaaaatgaaaaatgcaaGTTGACGTAATCTcgttaattattcattatttgcctttctgacatttttcaatttttttatttgagctttgTTTTGAATTTGTGACTCAACGCTGATCGACGGCGATATCGACTTCTTTTTCTCGTATGTTTAATGTAAATTCGTGTAAGTTTTCTAACATATTCAAGAGAGATATATCAcatatcaaaattcaaaacagatatccttcaaaattgaaaatgtgtatCTAACGCAATGATCAAATTATCGTTGATGAAAAACAGGTAAAAATATCTTTATAATAATGGAATGTCAAGTCTCAACGAagtttaaatgtattttctttcaTCAAAGACAAATTCTAAGCCTTGAGTATTTTTCTTCACAGTGTTAAAAGTTGCGTCTACTAAAAAGgtctagaataattttcaaaactagtagaaagttttaaaatgttcttcaACTGAAGAAATTTACTAATTAGCTCATTCATAATACAGCCAgaatcaaaatatatataaaattgaaatttcttttagaatccttattttttgagataaaatattgcttaattaactaaatttgatcaattatacgTAAACTACTTGATATGTAcactttaaactttattttatctcGAAAGTCAAGGATTACCTTCGTTTAGTTTATATAAGAgtcactaatttttttcaatgacaaCCGCAACTTTTCACAAccatgtttttgtatttttttagaattacattACTCTCGTCGAGAAAATAGAGGACGGATATCGCGGAGAGTTTCGTAGGTGCGCAACAAGGCTTTGGAACTTTGCCAGGATTTACAAGATGCACAAGAGTTTGAACTATGGCATGATTTGTCGCATTCATATGAGCATTTAGAGGAAAATTACATTCTCCGCTGCAGTAGTACGCATCGTAGCCGTCAGGAGCGATAATCCAGTcctggaaaatataaaattttaatataaatatatagatatatcttttttttcataaactattTACGAAGTCCTCAGcggaaatgtattttcaaaataaaacacaagaaattacaataaagtaaaataatatgaaaattgtatttttttataatttgttcgatactttaccaaaattttaaatgtattattttttattgtaaaaattaattttcacaaggCATCGTTAATATTTCTTCTCAAGTGGGCAAAATACAGGTTATCTTAATTATTTCTATAGAAAACCACTTATTTCAATATTGATAAACTACTTACGAATAAAAACGTTGACACTTTTTGAATTAGTCAAATGTTACAATTTCCGATTTActtgatttaaaatagattctgtgaaaagaaataataaattaattacaattacctGCCACTGCAGATCCCTGAAGCTAACATAGAGGGTCTGTATTTTGCAGGTTCTGGTGTTGGTTTGCGTGGCTGGATCTGAAAATAGTCGATAGATTAGAACATGTCGCaatactaaatttttgaaaaatacgaaattttcacGAGTggaaatggaaaaatattaattattgtatgAAAGAGAAgacaatacaatatttaaaacttgataatagaaataatactgaaaattattttctttctttaaaaacgttattttttttcaaaaatgagataattttgcgaaaaagaaatattttgtacagagatttacgtatttttaaaggaaattataacatttccatgatttaattaatttagagacAAAAGGCGTTGAAAAATAACTctcttaacaaaaattgtttcttttaatttgaaaattaaattttaagattcaaagaGTGATATCTAATTAGAAAAAAGATCGACGCgtctttgaatattttattattaataaattcaggaatttattaGATACAAGTGTCGTTCACGTAGAAGTAGATAAGGCGGGTTTTGGTCAGCCTCGCAAGTAGATTTTCCTGTCCACTGTAAGACTAGATTAAAGACATGTACCAGTCTGCCACGTGaccaattcttttaaacaaacttGTCATGAATTATTTATCAGAATGGATTTTCCATGCCGTACTCGGGAAAGGGTAAACAAGACGAACCTCTGATATAGGAAATCCATTCAACTTATTAGTTATAGTTTATGAGTAAGTTCGTTTAAGATAAATAATCACGTGATAGTCTGATACATACCATtaggggaattttaaattatttaattttaagtttgcttcaaaattagagtctattatacatttttaacactcctgcaaaaaaatttattgtttcaatttggaaataaaaatctttttaatactttacgatgcttaaaataattggatttggatgatttaaaaagtatatttaatatGTTTACAATTAACTTGCAATCAATTCTGAATctgtattatatttaaacaactgaatacaaatttttcaagtttttattgagAGATGACATATATGTTTCcgatttcaatttaaagatgtgttttctttaaaaaacttgaaagttaaaattgtccaatttgatatttctcagtttaaaatttagtttgaaagttttctGGGTTTTAAATACAAATTGGTCCTGATATTATCTTTTCATCATGAAAAAGTGTTACCTATATAAGGATTAGTATTTCGAATATCGAAACTTGAAGATTCGCTCAGCCTTTTTCTTCCAGCTCCAGCATCACGTTTCTGTCTGATCTTTCTTTCTCGAACTCCAGAACTCTTGAAATATCCTACCATAAATGGTTGCTTATCAGCATCTCCTTTAAATCCTACAATGCCCACGTCTTCTGGCTTCATTTCATGCACTAAGAAATAAAGTTTTAGGTGTTATTAactgtgatatatatatatatatatatatatacatatttatagaggagagtactcgaatatgagatattcttgtaatatgagaaagcgggctatcagctaaactaagagacccactctgttggttctatcattaACTTTtggcccttgaagaaagagtaattccgtggtttttcattgtacaggtcaggcatagtaagtgcatagttgcacggtgtggttctcataatatgagatacctgtggttttaataacactgtggctgcgcgggggaaattggttacaaaagtgtttgtgactactgcaaaaactaaatatatctaaatagcagtaagtTTATACTtcagaaacatagaatgaaggttttcattaaaaataatactttattttgcattttattagctatttcctggggtatctcatattatgagaatagtttggcgagtttggaaaaagcacttttttacattttttgtattttcagcataaaaaaagttgttaatacaattttttatttgagcttcttatgacaaactaaatttcctttaaaatcacctatattatttttaaattcagtacatagaattccgacaatcacgccaaacagagttggtatctcatatttgggtactatCCTCTATATATGAAACTTCTCAGGTAAACCCGGTTTTTCGTCACAGCCACGGACTAAAGAGAACCTAGGTAGGCCCCCTCAGATTTTCTTAGTCTTGACctatgttgtagtactcgaaaaactaagcgacaattattttttcttacgtGCCCAAAATGGTTTTTAGGGCGTAAAACCCACCCCCGAAAAGTATGGTACCAAACAATCATTTAATTGTTTCACATATTGGAGTGATATCTTTCAcaatggtagaaaattgaaaaattttctcataatgggagataaaaaatataatttactcaAATTGGTCAAAACTTTTTAGGGGGTGAACTGCctcaaaactatttttgattacaCCAAAAATTGCTAAACAGGCAtgatttaaacccaaaaaatgtggaaaaatatatGTTTCATGCAACAATAAAATAAGGTTtacgtattttttcattttcacgaGAAATAATTCATAAGGGATAACCACCCTTAAgtgtattttattatattcctgCAAAGTAAAGTAAGTTTCAAGTACAAAAACGAGCAGACaaatttcttcacaaaaaaggtttaagaatgcaaatttctaaattgagtgaaaaaaatatatggggGTAAACTAACCCAAAAGAATTTACGGTTATATAAGAAAATTACCAAATAGGTGTAAATTGAagctgaaaaatctgaaaaaatatgtgTGTCACGCgatattaaaataaagttaacgtatttttgcatttttctgagaatttactTTGTAGAGGGTTACCACCcgtaaggaaattttattatgtttttgtgaACTAAAGTATTTTTGCGAACGAAATCGAAACGGAAAATTTTCTGACAATAAGAggtaaaaaatgtggatttttcaaTTTAGTCAAAAGTTTTATGGGAAAAGTCTACCAGTTTCTCAAATTCCTATG is a genomic window of Belonocnema kinseyi isolate 2016_QV_RU_SX_M_011 chromosome 8, B_treatae_v1, whole genome shotgun sequence containing:
- the LOC117179132 gene encoding homocysteine-responsive endoplasmic reticulum-resident ubiquitin-like domain member 2 protein isoform X1 — encoded protein: METAGVRLIIKAPNQQIEDQIISCELGWTIRKLKDYLAEVYPSKPKTKDQKLIYSGQLLKDSVYLKDVLRSYEDTEDQPFTVHLVCATNKMDTEKKPEKSTKEAPESTKASSSPEQNPPDSRRDRLDAAAQETINTQPTAQVYSTHSLYGQLNTQQIAWMQQVYTHYLTQYMQLMAAQGIQVPNSVPYMQTNPNLNNLVNNNANNNNINPNEEVEQPRQVPQDAADLGAGDEAGGLLNRDWLDFFYMLSRIVVLFSIVYFYSSPIRFLIVAFLGFAMYLVSFCRYQGGFFRVHPVFLPENNNARQDNNNQLAQNEAAGQGVAPQEVQETGMENEGRTNPNEENETARPGALAFTWSFFSSFFASLIPDQPNIL
- the LOC117179132 gene encoding homocysteine-responsive endoplasmic reticulum-resident ubiquitin-like domain member 2 protein isoform X2, which codes for METAGVRLIIKAPNQQIEDQIISCELGWTIRKLKDYLAEVYPSKPKTKDQKLIYSGQLLKDSVYLKDVLRSYEDTEDQPFTVHLVCATNKMDTEKKPEKSTKEAPESTKASSSPEQNPPDSRRDRLDAAAQETINTQPTAQVYSTHSLYGQLNTQQIAWMQQVYTHYLTQYMQLMAAQGIQVPNSVPYMQTNPNLNNLVNNNANNNNINPNEEVEQPRQVPQDAADLGAGDEAGGLLNRDWLDFFYMLSRIVVLFSIVYFYSSPIRFLIVAFLGFAMYLYQGGFFRVHPVFLPENNNARQDNNNQLAQNEAAGQGVAPQEVQETGMENEGRTNPNEENETARPGALAFTWSFFSSFFASLIPDQPNIL